One Triticum urartu cultivar G1812 unplaced genomic scaffold, Tu2.1 TuUngrouped_contig_7567, whole genome shotgun sequence genomic window carries:
- the LOC125531597 gene encoding polyadenylate-binding protein, cytoplasmic and nuclear-like — protein MAGRPLLVPAVMLRPPGPALGSRASLYVGDLDDGVAEGHIYALFCQVAPVTSLRVCRDVTGRSIGYAYVNFYSREDGYGFVSFTTIEVIDGMNRKIVGKKPLYVGVAQRKEERRAMLVNTGVLAPAVPQNFAPRQFYVSPGVPGMFPPQMVYPNTNQAFTYMPNSMNVNANSVMVPPGFAQTDSTVSTPSVPSKNTTTTAVDSSYLEKQHPLEPELGGKVTGILGEAMEALQARKLEEARDTVDLATIPSSSTLSVSRDAIDPASTASSSSASADGANLAPSPSSSSA, from the exons ATGGCAGGTCGCCCGTTGCTGGTCCCGGCTGTCATGCTGCGTCCTCCTGGACCGGCGTTGGGCTCGAGGGCCTCGCTATACGTCGGCGACCTAGATGATGGCGTGGCGGAGGGGCATATCTACGCCCTGTTCTGCCAGGTGGCGCCCGTGACGTCCCTCCGTGTCTGCCGGGACGTCACTGGCAGGTCAATTGGTTATGCCTACGTGAATTTCTACAGTCGGGAGGACG GTTATGGCTTTGTGTCGTTTACAACTATTGAAGTT ATTGACGGGATGAACAGGAAGATAGTCGGCAAAAAGCCATTGTATGTTGGTGTAGCTCAACGCAAAGAGGAAAGACGAGCGATGCTAGTG AACACAGGAGTTCTAGCACCCGCAGTACCACAAAATTTTGCTCCCCGTCAGTTCTACGTCAGTCCAGGAGTGCCTGGCATGTTCCCACCACAG ATGGTGTACCCAAATACCAACCAAGCCTTCACATACATGCCAAATTCTATGAATGTGAATGCCAACTCTGTGATGGTTCCCCCTGGCTTCGCACAAACTGATAGTACTGTCTCTACTCCATCTGTTCCAAGCAAGAACACCACCACCACTGCTGTAGATTCTTCTTACCTGGAGAAACAACATCCA CTTGAGCCAGAATTAGGAGGGAAGGTGACAGGGATACTGGGTGAAGCAATGGAAGCTCTGCAAGCAAGGAAACTGGAAGAGGCCAGGGATACTGTTGACCTCGCGACCATACCATCATCATCGACCTTGAGTGTTAGCAGAGATGCTATTGACCCCGCTTCGACAGCGTCGTCCTCGAGTGCTTCCGCTGACGGTGCTAACCTTGCTCCGTCACCATCATCCTCGAGTGCTTGA